In Desulfotignum phosphitoxidans DSM 13687, a single window of DNA contains:
- a CDS encoding HAD family hydrolase: protein MIHINIPGAGEKQIHHLVFDYNGTIAIDGVLIPGVREALQSLAGRVACHVITADTFGFVTQQVSDIDCDVVIISPGDQARQKQQFIAALGADQTLCAGNGVNDVLMLKQAAIGIAVLQEEGLAAGALAAADLVVKDILDVFALLDTRERIMATLRN from the coding sequence ATGATCCATATCAATATCCCCGGTGCAGGGGAAAAACAGATCCATCATCTGGTTTTTGATTATAACGGCACCATTGCCATAGACGGGGTCCTGATCCCGGGGGTCAGAGAAGCGCTCCAATCGTTGGCCGGCCGGGTGGCCTGCCATGTCATCACGGCGGACACCTTCGGGTTTGTCACCCAGCAGGTGTCAGACATCGATTGTGACGTGGTGATCATCTCTCCCGGGGACCAGGCCCGGCAAAAGCAGCAGTTTATTGCCGCCCTCGGGGCGGACCAGACCCTGTGCGCGGGCAACGGGGTCAATGATGTGCTCATGCTCAAACAGGCCGCCATCGGGATTGCCGTGCTCCAGGAAGAAGGCCTGGCCGCAGGCGCGCTGGCTGCCGCCGATCTGGTGGTCAAAGATATTCTGGACGTTTTTGCCCTGCTGGACACACGGGAACGAATCATGGCCACCCTGAGAAACTGA
- a CDS encoding sigma-54-dependent transcriptional regulator — translation MNKILIVDDEPNICNGCKLILIEEGYDVDTAMNGSEALEKLFEQNYDLVLLDIRLPDISGIDILKQINEKRLDCFVIIMTGHGTVENAVDAMKNGAFDYITKPFDDKEIIKATAKALENRTLARENKMLKKQLYDRFSFDNIVGENHQIKEIFDKIQRVAALDSTVLLDGESGTGKELFANAIHAHSKRAGNRFLAMDCNTFSPALMENELFGHVKGAFTGADKTRPGIFEIASEGTLFLDEIANMDMNIQSKLLRVLENGEFKAIGSGKVQKTRARIIVATNMDLKKRVAEKKFRQDLFYRLNVFPIYIPPLRARKDDIPKLAYHFLKRFSRETGKQISGFSDDALEMMVNFEWPGNVRQLKNVVERLVIMSDTHQLSRGFLSDHLEIKRKGGVPDIQTPKTLDELKAAKKKFLTVYFGKIEAAFLSQAISRADGNITLAAKNAGMQRSNFSAMMKKHGIVADKSSD, via the coding sequence TTGAACAAAATTTTAATCGTTGATGATGAGCCCAATATCTGCAACGGCTGCAAACTGATCCTTATTGAAGAAGGATATGATGTGGACACTGCCATGAACGGCAGCGAAGCACTTGAAAAACTTTTCGAACAAAACTATGACCTGGTTCTTCTGGATATCCGGCTGCCGGACATCAGCGGCATCGACATATTAAAGCAGATCAATGAAAAGCGGCTGGATTGCTTTGTGATCATCATGACGGGTCACGGTACCGTTGAAAATGCCGTGGATGCGATGAAAAACGGGGCGTTCGACTATATTACCAAACCCTTTGATGATAAAGAGATCATCAAAGCCACGGCCAAAGCCCTGGAAAACCGGACCCTGGCCCGAGAAAACAAGATGCTGAAAAAGCAGCTCTATGACCGGTTCAGTTTTGACAATATTGTGGGAGAAAACCATCAGATCAAAGAAATTTTTGACAAAATCCAGCGCGTGGCTGCCCTGGACAGCACCGTGCTTTTGGATGGAGAAAGCGGTACGGGCAAAGAACTGTTTGCCAATGCCATTCATGCCCATAGCAAACGGGCGGGAAACCGGTTTCTGGCCATGGACTGCAATACTTTTTCTCCCGCCTTGATGGAAAATGAATTGTTCGGCCATGTCAAAGGGGCATTTACCGGTGCCGATAAAACCCGGCCCGGCATCTTTGAAATTGCCTCGGAAGGAACCCTGTTTCTGGATGAAATTGCCAACATGGACATGAACATTCAGTCAAAACTGCTCAGGGTCCTGGAAAACGGCGAATTCAAAGCCATTGGCTCGGGCAAGGTGCAAAAGACCCGGGCCAGGATCATCGTGGCCACCAATATGGATTTAAAAAAACGGGTGGCAGAGAAAAAATTCCGCCAGGATCTGTTCTACCGCTTAAATGTATTTCCCATCTATATCCCGCCCCTGAGAGCCAGAAAGGATGATATCCCCAAACTGGCCTACCATTTTTTAAAACGCTTTTCCCGTGAGACGGGCAAACAGATATCCGGATTTTCCGATGATGCCCTGGAAATGATGGTGAATTTTGAGTGGCCCGGAAATGTGCGGCAGTTGAAAAACGTGGTGGAGCGCCTGGTGATCATGTCAGATACCCATCAGCTGAGCCGGGGCTTTTTATCCGACCATCTGGAGATCAAACGAAAGGGAGGGGTGCCCGACATTCAGACTCCCAAAACCCTTGACGAGCTGAAAGCAGCCAAAAAGAAATTTTTAACGGTCTATTTCGGAAAAATTGAGGCGGCTTTTCTGTCCCAGGCCATATCCCGGGCCGACGGAAATATCACTCTGGCTGCTAAAAACGCCGGCATGCAGCGGTCAAATTTTTCAGCAATGATGAAAAAACACGGCATTGTGGCCGACAAATCATCTGACTGA
- a CDS encoding response regulator yields MTALKEMKSDRRIEVAHPHILVMEDDLNVAKGLKMIMDEQGYDVDLEGTGSGALDAIGQYDYDLLMADLRLPDIDGMQVVKRLKETKPETEVIVITGYATSSLAVEAMKLGARDFIAKPFTEDQIRSAITAALKKDAQKQRVLKQGLDASYNTSIQKREVLKVLNRTTEDEKFWIRLMENSSEALKEYTLDSAAKAAIASGDLHWMHENIGELTQKQLMFIYKRLEREAW; encoded by the coding sequence ATGACCGCGTTAAAAGAAATGAAATCAGACCGCCGTATTGAAGTGGCCCATCCCCACATCCTGGTGATGGAAGATGACCTCAATGTGGCCAAAGGCCTGAAAATGATCATGGATGAACAAGGCTATGATGTGGATCTGGAGGGAACGGGTTCCGGTGCGCTGGATGCCATCGGGCAATATGATTACGACCTGCTGATGGCAGATCTGCGACTCCCGGATATTGACGGGATGCAGGTGGTCAAACGGCTCAAGGAAACCAAGCCGGAAACTGAAGTGATCGTGATCACCGGATATGCCACCAGTTCACTGGCCGTCGAGGCCATGAAGCTGGGTGCCCGGGATTTCATTGCCAAACCGTTTACCGAAGATCAGATCCGTTCAGCCATTACAGCCGCGTTGAAAAAAGATGCGCAAAAACAACGGGTGCTCAAACAGGGCCTGGATGCATCTTACAACACCTCCATCCAGAAAAGGGAAGTGCTCAAAGTGCTGAACCGGACAACGGAAGATGAAAAATTCTGGATTCGGCTCATGGAAAACAGCAGTGAAGCCCTGAAGGAATATACCCTGGATTCTGCGGCAAAAGCCGCCATTGCCTCCGGAGATCTTCACTGGATGCATGAAAATATCGGCGAACTGACCCAGAAACAGTTGATGTTTATTTACAAGCGCCTTGAACGGGAAGCCTGGTAA
- a CDS encoding GAF domain-containing sensor histidine kinase: MNELVRLIVTSASRGLNAMGAILCILNKKTERYEIQTSYGIDEKYLALESLSEEKFFPWPDNDKKIHIITDIMNAPQVKYPKEAREIGIRMMLDIPLTYDNIVFGFIRTYFGEQKDFSEDELDFIAAVTEQLACAIKHNDRIKFHIIRYNKLATKIDRLSSLGRMAAGIAHEINNPLTGILLYSSNLFKKADPKGPFKEGLEIIMQETQRCKNTIQGLLDFSREKKPEKKDANVNEVIERSLVLMDNEFHIKRIQIKKRLDPDMVNFLMDDNQIEQVIINLLLNSVHAIDEKGIISITTKMDTERNLAVIEIQDNGYGIPKGKLKRIFEPFYTTKSEGTGLGLAVSYGIIRNHQGYIEVLSEPGTGTLITIELPIQNGKSKQTRKADDAIQKNTHH; the protein is encoded by the coding sequence ATGAATGAGCTGGTCCGGCTCATTGTGACCAGTGCCTCCCGGGGGTTGAACGCCATGGGTGCCATTTTGTGCATTTTAAATAAAAAAACGGAAAGGTATGAGATTCAGACGTCCTATGGCATTGATGAAAAATACCTGGCCCTGGAATCGTTGAGCGAGGAAAAATTTTTCCCCTGGCCCGACAACGATAAAAAGATTCACATTATCACGGATATCATGAATGCCCCCCAGGTCAAATATCCCAAAGAAGCCAGGGAAATCGGGATCCGGATGATGCTGGACATCCCGTTAACATACGATAATATCGTGTTCGGCTTCATCCGGACCTATTTCGGGGAACAGAAAGACTTTTCAGAAGACGAGCTGGATTTTATCGCTGCCGTGACTGAACAGCTGGCCTGCGCCATTAAACACAATGACCGGATTAAATTTCATATCATCCGATACAATAAGCTGGCCACCAAAATCGACCGGCTGTCCTCACTGGGCAGGATGGCGGCAGGGATCGCCCATGAAATAAACAACCCTTTGACCGGTATTCTGCTTTACAGCTCCAACCTGTTTAAAAAGGCTGACCCCAAAGGACCGTTCAAGGAAGGACTGGAAATTATCATGCAGGAAACCCAGCGGTGCAAGAACACCATCCAGGGGCTGCTGGATTTTTCCAGAGAAAAGAAACCTGAAAAAAAAGATGCCAACGTGAATGAAGTGATCGAAAGATCGCTGGTCTTGATGGATAACGAATTTCACATCAAACGGATTCAGATCAAAAAAAGACTGGATCCTGATATGGTTAATTTTTTAATGGATGACAACCAGATTGAGCAGGTGATTATCAATCTGCTGCTCAATTCGGTTCATGCCATCGATGAAAAGGGAATTATCAGTATCACCACGAAAATGGATACGGAAAGAAACCTGGCCGTGATTGAAATACAGGACAATGGATATGGGATCCCCAAAGGCAAGTTGAAAAGAATATTCGAACCTTTTTACACCACCAAATCTGAAGGAACCGGGCTGGGCCTGGCCGTAAGTTACGGAATCATAAGAAATCATCAGGGCTATATTGAAGTGTTGAGTGAACCTGGAACCGGTACACTGATTACCATTGAACTTCCCATTCAGAACGGCAAAAGCAAACAAACACGAAAGGCTGATGATGCGATCCAAAAAAATACTCATCATTGA
- a CDS encoding response regulator has protein sequence MMRSKKILIIDDENVICKGCAMILSEMGYRCDQSLSGADGLKRVMEDSYDVLLLDMKLKDMDGMKILEKVKKAKPAIYVIVITGYSTVQNAVKAMKLGANDYISKPFNEDDIIIAVRHAFQTIDDSETTTQ, from the coding sequence ATGATGCGATCCAAAAAAATACTCATCATTGATGATGAAAATGTAATCTGTAAGGGATGTGCCATGATTTTAAGCGAGATGGGGTACCGGTGCGATCAATCGCTGTCCGGTGCCGACGGGCTTAAACGCGTGATGGAAGATTCCTATGATGTCCTGCTTTTAGATATGAAACTCAAAGACATGGACGGAATGAAAATTCTTGAAAAGGTAAAAAAAGCCAAACCGGCAATCTATGTGATCGTCATCACGGGCTATTCAACGGTTCAGAATGCGGTCAAGGCCATGAAACTCGGGGCCAATGACTATATTTCAAAACCGTTCAACGAAGATGACATCATCATTGCCGTAAGACATGCCTTTCAGACAATCGATGACTCTGAAACAACAACACAATGA
- a CDS encoding FAD-dependent oxidoreductase: MTIEKITKNSLQGSVMVVGGGISGMQAALDLADSGFYVYLVERSPAIGGKMSQLDKTFPTNDCAMUIISPKLVEVGRHANIELLTLTKVTKVSGIQGNFKVSLTVNPRYIDMDKCIACGLCAEKCPKKVDDEYNEGLGKRKAIYVPYSQAVPLKYAIDDTICLKLTKNRCGNCEKVCPSGAINFADKAKEKTLNVGSIILAMGFESFDPSGIDSLGFGQHPDIVTSMGFERILSATGPFGGHLCLPSDKDHEKAPEKIAWLQCVGSRDQNRCSNAYCSSVCCMYAVKQAVMAREHSHDPLDCAIFYMDMRTHGKDFDRYMEGAKKNGVRFIQSRVHSVVPSLDHQGIEMRFIDQDGTIQTENFDIVVLSTGLQISAACVDLAKTMNIALDHGNFVKTDSFNPVSTSVPGIYACGVFTGPKDIPQSVMEASSAAAAATEYISSARHTLTKEIVIPEERDTEYELPKIGVFVCNCGTNIGGVIDVPDVVAYARTLPGVTYAEENLFTCSQDTQDKMAQVIKEKKLNRVVVAACSPKTHEPLFRQTLINAGLNKHLLEMANIRNHDSWVHASEPARATQKAKHLVRMAVSKSMLLNSLFETQLPVTQSALVVGGGIAGMTAALSLARQGFPVSLVEREQNLGGNARKLFHTYMGEDIPGQVKTMIHQVNDHPMIHTYLGAVIEHLDGFVGNFNTTLATPESKVTIDHGVAILATGAVEAKPDEYLYGKHDAVMTHLEFDGRLNKKDPMLEAAEDIAFIQCVGSREEAHPYCSKVCCTHSIHSAVEIKKRNPNANVYIFYRDIRTYGKRELIYKQARDMGILFFRYDLESKPRVTPSGTGVNIRILDHILKMPVSIDVDILCLASRIQARDNQALAQAFKITCDSDGWMLEAHQKLRPVDFATDGVFLCGMAHYPKPIDESIAQAKAAASRAITTLARSSISVGGVVSRVNEKLCSGCQGCIEVCPYNAIQMDEKKHVVNINAALCKGCGACAAACPSEALTLEGFNNEQIYAQIKSAMGA, from the coding sequence ATGACTATTGAAAAAATAACAAAAAACAGCCTCCAGGGATCAGTCATGGTTGTTGGCGGCGGTATTTCGGGAATGCAGGCGGCACTGGATCTGGCAGACTCCGGGTTTTATGTATACCTGGTGGAAAGATCACCGGCCATTGGCGGGAAAATGTCCCAGCTGGACAAGACCTTTCCCACCAATGACTGTGCCATGTGAATTATTTCACCCAAACTGGTCGAGGTCGGCCGGCATGCGAATATTGAACTGTTAACGCTAACCAAAGTCACGAAGGTGTCCGGGATCCAGGGAAATTTCAAGGTCTCTTTAACGGTAAATCCCCGGTACATTGACATGGACAAGTGCATTGCCTGCGGGCTGTGTGCGGAAAAATGCCCCAAAAAAGTGGATGACGAATACAATGAAGGCTTAGGCAAAAGGAAAGCCATTTATGTGCCGTATTCCCAGGCAGTTCCTTTGAAATATGCCATTGATGATACCATTTGTCTGAAATTGACCAAAAACCGGTGCGGCAACTGTGAAAAGGTCTGCCCTTCAGGTGCCATCAATTTTGCAGACAAGGCAAAAGAAAAGACCCTGAACGTCGGATCCATCATTCTGGCCATGGGATTTGAATCCTTTGACCCTTCCGGAATCGATTCCCTGGGGTTCGGGCAGCACCCGGACATTGTCACATCCATGGGATTTGAACGGATATTGTCTGCGACCGGGCCTTTTGGCGGGCATTTGTGCCTGCCGTCGGATAAAGACCATGAAAAAGCCCCTGAAAAGATCGCCTGGCTCCAGTGCGTGGGCTCCAGGGATCAAAACCGGTGCAGCAATGCCTATTGTTCATCCGTCTGCTGCATGTACGCCGTCAAGCAGGCCGTGATGGCCCGGGAGCACAGCCATGATCCTTTGGACTGTGCGATTTTTTACATGGACATGCGGACCCATGGCAAGGATTTTGACCGGTACATGGAAGGGGCCAAGAAAAACGGGGTCCGATTCATCCAGTCCCGGGTTCACTCGGTGGTACCAAGCCTGGATCACCAGGGAATCGAAATGAGATTTATTGATCAGGACGGGACCATTCAAACCGAAAATTTTGATATTGTGGTCCTGTCCACGGGGCTCCAGATCAGTGCCGCCTGTGTCGACCTGGCAAAGACCATGAACATTGCACTGGATCACGGCAATTTCGTTAAAACAGACAGTTTTAATCCCGTGTCCACTTCCGTGCCGGGCATATACGCATGCGGGGTGTTTACCGGACCCAAAGACATTCCCCAGTCCGTTATGGAAGCCAGTTCTGCGGCTGCGGCCGCCACGGAATACATCTCTTCGGCACGGCATACCCTGACCAAAGAGATCGTGATCCCTGAAGAACGGGACACGGAATATGAATTACCGAAAATCGGCGTGTTTGTTTGTAACTGCGGAACCAATATCGGCGGCGTGATCGATGTGCCTGACGTGGTGGCCTATGCACGGACCCTGCCCGGGGTCACTTATGCGGAAGAAAACCTGTTTACCTGCTCACAGGATACCCAGGACAAAATGGCCCAGGTGATCAAAGAGAAAAAGCTGAACCGCGTGGTCGTGGCGGCCTGCTCCCCGAAAACCCATGAGCCGCTGTTTCGTCAGACCCTGATCAACGCGGGCCTGAACAAGCATTTACTGGAGATGGCCAACATCCGGAATCACGATTCCTGGGTCCATGCCAGTGAACCGGCCCGGGCCACGCAAAAAGCCAAACACCTGGTCCGCATGGCTGTCTCCAAAAGCATGCTGCTCAATTCACTGTTTGAAACCCAACTGCCCGTCACCCAGTCCGCCCTGGTGGTGGGCGGCGGCATCGCCGGCATGACTGCGGCTCTGTCTCTGGCCCGCCAGGGGTTTCCCGTGTCTCTGGTGGAACGGGAACAAAACCTGGGCGGCAATGCCAGAAAACTCTTTCATACCTATATGGGTGAAGATATCCCCGGCCAGGTGAAAACCATGATCCACCAGGTCAATGACCATCCCATGATCCACACGTACCTGGGTGCCGTCATTGAGCATCTGGACGGGTTTGTGGGAAATTTCAACACCACACTGGCCACCCCGGAATCAAAGGTGACCATTGATCACGGCGTGGCCATTTTAGCCACGGGGGCCGTGGAAGCCAAACCGGATGAATACCTGTATGGCAAGCATGATGCCGTCATGACGCATCTGGAATTTGACGGCCGGCTGAACAAAAAGGATCCCATGCTTGAAGCCGCAGAAGACATCGCATTTATCCAGTGCGTCGGCTCCAGGGAAGAAGCCCATCCCTATTGTTCAAAAGTATGCTGCACCCATTCCATTCACTCGGCCGTGGAAATAAAAAAACGCAATCCCAATGCCAATGTCTATATTTTTTACCGGGATATCCGGACCTATGGAAAGCGGGAGCTAATTTACAAGCAGGCCAGAGACATGGGGATCCTGTTTTTCAGGTATGATCTGGAAAGCAAACCCCGGGTAACCCCCAGCGGCACGGGGGTGAACATCCGGATTTTAGATCATATCCTGAAAATGCCTGTATCCATTGATGTGGACATCCTCTGCCTGGCATCACGAATCCAAGCCCGGGACAATCAGGCACTGGCCCAGGCATTCAAAATAACCTGTGACAGTGACGGATGGATGCTGGAAGCCCACCAGAAACTGCGCCCCGTGGATTTTGCCACGGACGGGGTATTTTTGTGCGGCATGGCCCATTATCCCAAGCCCATTGACGAGAGTATCGCCCAGGCCAAAGCAGCCGCGTCCCGGGCCATAACCACTTTGGCCAGATCCAGCATCAGTGTCGGCGGCGTGGTATCCCGGGTCAATGAAAAATTGTGCTCCGGGTGCCAGGGATGCATTGAGGTGTGTCCGTATAACGCCATCCAAATGGATGAAAAAAAACATGTGGTCAATATCAATGCGGCCCTGTGTAAAGGATGCGGTGCCTGTGCCGCGGCATGTCCATCCGAGGCCCTGACCCTGGAAGGGTTTAACAATGAGCAGATTTATGCCCAGATTAAAAGCGCCATGGGCGCATAA
- a CDS encoding hydrogenase iron-sulfur subunit, with amino-acid sequence MCNWCTYGAADLAGVSRLEYPPNIIPVRVMCSASVSPHHILRAFQNNVDGVLVGGUHIGDCHYLYGNHMTLKRIAFVQELLKFMGLEGRLHLEWISSAEAQKYVDVVTKFTEKIRNMGPNPLRAINEMKKAG; translated from the coding sequence ATGTGTAACTGGTGTACCTATGGGGCAGCCGATCTGGCCGGGGTGTCCCGGCTGGAATACCCGCCCAATATCATCCCCGTGCGGGTGATGTGTTCGGCATCCGTTTCCCCCCATCACATTCTCAGAGCCTTTCAAAACAATGTGGACGGCGTTCTGGTGGGCGGATGACATATCGGTGACTGTCATTACCTGTATGGTAATCACATGACGTTAAAGCGCATCGCTTTTGTTCAGGAACTGTTGAAATTCATGGGGCTGGAAGGCCGGCTTCACCTGGAATGGATCTCTTCCGCCGAAGCCCAGAAATATGTGGATGTGGTCACAAAATTCACTGAAAAAATCCGGAACATGGGCCCCAATCCGCTGCGGGCCATCAATGAGATGAAAAAGGCAGGTTAA
- a CDS encoding 4Fe-4S binding protein, translating to MDMVKAAKELLLQDRVDIFLGYRKLDGHQIPHGFTKAHVDDLDQLEISLNRYPLEKIACDLAQKDPTLKIGILARDCSQRALNLLYTWDQLNPENIETLTVNCCPSSLSTHGDCSYLKPKTTGEYKKAHGIDYNDSPKDFMAEHDSQDRLSRWMYEFQKCIKCYGCRNICPVCFCKECSLEHPNLVEPGVLPPEVPIFHLIRATHMAGRCIDCGLCEDACPAHIPLRMLYREVNDAVFDIFGYVPGDHIEKSPFSIIGKTVELTPAPMDV from the coding sequence ATGGATATGGTAAAAGCGGCAAAAGAGCTCCTGTTGCAGGACAGGGTGGACATCTTCCTGGGATATCGCAAACTGGACGGCCACCAGATTCCCCACGGGTTTACAAAAGCGCATGTAGACGATCTGGACCAGCTTGAAATCAGTCTCAACCGGTATCCTCTGGAAAAAATCGCCTGTGACCTGGCCCAAAAGGACCCGACACTGAAAATCGGTATCCTGGCCCGGGACTGCAGCCAGCGGGCATTGAATCTGTTGTACACCTGGGATCAACTGAACCCGGAAAATATTGAAACCCTGACGGTTAACTGCTGCCCGTCTTCATTGTCAACCCACGGGGACTGTTCCTATCTCAAGCCGAAAACCACGGGTGAATATAAAAAAGCCCACGGGATCGACTATAATGACAGCCCAAAGGATTTTATGGCAGAGCATGATTCCCAAGACCGCTTGTCCCGGTGGATGTATGAGTTTCAAAAATGCATCAAATGCTATGGATGCCGGAATATCTGTCCCGTCTGTTTCTGCAAGGAATGCAGCCTGGAGCATCCGAACCTGGTAGAGCCGGGTGTGCTGCCGCCCGAGGTGCCGATTTTCCATTTAATCCGGGCCACCCACATGGCCGGGCGGTGCATTGACTGCGGTCTGTGCGAAGACGCCTGCCCGGCACATATTCCTTTGCGCATGCTGTACCGGGAAGTCAACGATGCCGTGTTCGATATCTTCGGGTACGTGCCCGGAGATCATATTGAAAAATCACCCTTTTCCATTATCGGAAAAACAGTTGAACTGACACCTGCACCTATGGATGTTTAA
- the fdhF gene encoding formate dehydrogenase subunit alpha, with protein sequence MDCEFVPSVCSYCGTGCGVLFEVIDGRINRTLPLKSHPVNQGKLCIKGWNLHEYINSYMRLKGPLVRENGRLEKATWDEAVNQAARRFTRIKEEHGPDSIGVLVSAKITNEENYLAQKLTRAVIGTNNVDHCARLUHSSTVAGLAAAFGSGAMTNSIAEFEHDSKAIFVIGSNTTACHPLIASRIIQAKENGAKLIVADPRNIQLARLADLSVNHRLGSDVALLNGMMHVIIRNQWHHPDYIADRCEDFDAFKAVIDTYTPKRVSDITGVDPEDIIRMAELYSQNAPAALLYAMGITQHTTGVDNVKSCCNLAMLCGNVGVKGGGINPLRGQNNVQGACDMGGLPNVFTGYQPVSDPGVNKKFSDAWGVALSSTPGLTITDMIEAIDQKKIKAMYIIGENPKLSDPDWNHLNHALKKLEFLLVQDIFLSETAQSADVIFASAALGERDGTFTNTERRCMRARKAQDPVGNTLPDWQIISRLSTAMGYAMDYDSAEEIFDEITGLTEKSYGGMTYERLGINGLQWPCPGPDHPGTPYLHKEPFARGKGKFHAIEYKDPAELACAEYPFLLTTGRMFAHFHTGTMTRVSRHLDVEQKTGYVEIHPDDAMRIKVKSNDPVLLTSRRGQMEVPARITTDVMPGNLFLPIHFGENPTNILTSSNAFDPLAKIPEFKVGAVRIERLIQ encoded by the coding sequence ATGGACTGTGAATTTGTACCTTCAGTCTGTTCATATTGCGGTACGGGCTGCGGGGTCCTGTTTGAAGTCATTGACGGCAGGATCAACCGCACGCTGCCATTGAAATCCCATCCTGTAAACCAGGGGAAACTGTGCATTAAAGGATGGAACCTGCATGAATACATCAACAGCTATATGCGGCTGAAAGGCCCGCTGGTCAGAGAAAATGGCCGCCTGGAAAAAGCCACCTGGGATGAGGCCGTGAATCAGGCGGCCCGCCGGTTCACCCGGATTAAAGAGGAACACGGCCCGGATTCAATCGGGGTCCTGGTATCTGCCAAGATTACCAATGAAGAAAATTACCTGGCCCAGAAATTGACACGCGCCGTGATCGGCACCAATAATGTGGATCACTGCGCCCGGCTGTGACATTCTTCCACAGTGGCAGGTCTTGCCGCTGCTTTCGGAAGCGGGGCCATGACCAACTCCATTGCGGAGTTTGAGCATGATTCCAAAGCCATTTTTGTGATCGGATCCAATACCACGGCCTGTCATCCCCTGATTGCCAGCCGGATTATCCAGGCCAAGGAAAACGGAGCCAAACTGATTGTGGCGGATCCCCGCAACATTCAGCTGGCAAGGCTGGCAGATTTGTCCGTGAACCACCGGCTGGGATCGGATGTGGCACTGCTCAACGGCATGATGCATGTCATCATCCGGAATCAATGGCACCATCCCGATTATATCGCAGACCGGTGTGAGGACTTTGATGCATTCAAGGCCGTCATTGACACGTACACCCCAAAGCGGGTGTCTGACATCACGGGGGTGGATCCTGAAGATATCATCCGCATGGCTGAACTGTATTCCCAGAACGCTCCGGCTGCATTGCTGTATGCCATGGGCATTACCCAGCACACCACGGGTGTGGACAACGTCAAGTCCTGCTGCAACCTGGCCATGCTCTGCGGCAATGTCGGTGTCAAAGGCGGCGGGATCAATCCTTTGCGCGGCCAGAACAATGTCCAGGGCGCCTGTGACATGGGCGGGCTGCCCAACGTGTTTACGGGGTATCAGCCCGTATCCGATCCGGGTGTCAATAAAAAATTCTCCGATGCCTGGGGCGTGGCACTGTCCAGTACCCCGGGCCTGACCATCACGGATATGATCGAGGCCATTGATCAGAAAAAAATCAAGGCCATGTATATCATCGGCGAAAATCCCAAACTCAGCGACCCGGACTGGAACCATCTGAATCATGCCCTGAAAAAACTGGAATTTCTCCTGGTGCAGGATATTTTCCTGTCCGAGACGGCCCAGTCAGCGGATGTGATCTTTGCCTCGGCCGCCTTAGGCGAACGGGACGGCACCTTTACCAACACGGAACGCCGGTGTATGCGGGCCCGAAAAGCCCAGGACCCCGTCGGCAACACGCTGCCGGACTGGCAAATCATTTCACGCTTGTCCACTGCCATGGGATATGCCATGGATTATGATTCGGCAGAAGAAATATTTGATGAAATCACGGGACTCACAGAAAAAAGCTACGGGGGCATGACCTATGAGCGCTTAGGCATCAACGGGTTGCAATGGCCCTGTCCAGGCCCGGATCATCCCGGCACCCCGTATCTGCACAAGGAACCCTTTGCCCGGGGCAAGGGAAAGTTCCACGCGATTGAATACAAGGATCCCGCGGAACTGGCCTGTGCGGAATATCCTTTTCTGCTGACAACAGGACGGATGTTCGCCCATTTCCACACCGGCACCATGACCCGGGTGTCCCGGCATCTGGATGTGGAACAGAAAACCGGATATGTGGAGATCCATCCGGATGATGCCATGAGAATCAAGGTAAAATCAAATGATCCCGTGCTGTTGACCTCCCGCAGAGGGCAGATGGAGGTGCCGGCAAGGATCACCACGGATGTCATGCCCGGCAACCTGTTTTTACCCATCCATTTCGGGGAAAACCCGACCAATATCCTGACCAGCTCCAATGCATTTGATCCGCTGGCCAAGATTCCGGAATTCAAGGTAGGGGCCGTCAGAATTGAACGTTTGATCCAATAA
- a CDS encoding type II toxin-antitoxin system VapB family antitoxin, protein MATNLQIDDELIQKAVRLGRHKTKKAAVSKALLEYIQNLEQEKILSMFGTVEYDPEYDYKEQRRSVQKTSKTS, encoded by the coding sequence ATGGCGACAAACTTACAAATCGATGACGAACTAATTCAAAAGGCGGTCAGGCTCGGACGTCATAAAACAAAAAAGGCCGCTGTATCAAAAGCGCTCCTTGAATATATACAAAATTTAGAGCAGGAAAAAATCCTTTCGATGTTCGGAACTGTGGAATATGATCCGGAATATGATTATAAAGAGCAGAGACGTTCAGTTCAAAAAACTTCAAAAACATCTTGA